In Nostoc piscinale CENA21, the genomic stretch TATGCTTTGTGTAAGTATATCCCTGAACGTGAATGGGGTGTGTTTGAACTTGAGCTAGAAAAAAACGAATTTCTGCTCAGAGATAGAATTATTGACTTGTTAGGTAGCGAAAATTGGGAAGAGGACGGCAGTTGATTATCCCAATTATTGATCTTGGGAATGATTTGATGGAAATAAATAGGCGATCGCAGCCCATCCAGAAATAGTTAGTAAACTCACTAAACAAGAAGCCAGAACAAGAGTAGTCATTTCAAAAATAAATTAAAACTTTATTTTGCACATCTTCAAGCTATCAATTGTGTATGACAGTCATGCGACTAGCTTGTGTCAATTCTTTGTACAATTAAAGTGCTGAGTGCTGAGGGATTTTCAATTACAAAAATATCCTATTGATGGGGTAGGCAGGGGAGCAGGGAGCAGAGGGGAGATAAAAAATATTACCTGATTAAATTGAATAATTTATTTTCCGGAAGTCCCTGAGTGCTGAGGATAAAGCTAGTTCTTTCCAAGCTTTGTAACAAACAGCCCTTAAGCCAAAGGTAGACAAAAACGAAATGTACTGCCAATTCCTAATTCGCTTTCTACCTGGATTTTTCCGCCTTGTAATTCCACTAAGTGCCGAGAAATAGTTAACCCAATACCAGTTCCTCCCGAATGGCGATCGCGTGATTGATCAGCTCGCCAAAAGCGTTCAAATACATGGGGTAAATCTTCAGGGGAAATGCCGATACCTGTATCAATCACAGCAATCCAAAGTTTCGAGGCTTCGGGCCAAGCTTGCAGAGTAATTGTACCTTTGGTAGTGTAGCGGATGGCATTGCCTAGCAAGTTGACTAACACTTGTTCAGTGCGATCGACATCCGCCAACACCATTGGTAATTGTGCAGGAAAATCCAAATGCAACACAGGCCCATCTTCTAACAATTGTTCGCTGAATCTTTCTACCAAAGACTCCAACAAAGGGCGCAAACTTATTGGCTGTATTTTAATTGGTAAATAACCGGCTTCTGCCTTAGAAAGTTCTTGCAAATCATTGACTAATCTTTCTAAGCGTCTAGTTTCTTTGACTAAACGTCGATAAACTTCCGGCGAAGGTTCTATTACACCATCTGCCAATTCTTCTAAGTAACCACGCACAACTGTTAGCGGTGTCCGCAGTTCATGAGTCATATCACCAATTAGTTCTCGCCGTCGAGCTTCTACACCCTCTAAACTTGCAGCCATACGGTTAAAACTAGTACCCAAGCGATTTAGTTCAGGAATATCAGACAGAGGTAATCGTGCATCTAACTCACCAACGGCGAACTTTTGGGTAATTTGTTCCATTTCAGTTAAACGCTGCATGATTCTTTTAGAAACCCAATAACTCAATCCTCCCGCCGCCGTAGTACCAACAATTACCGACCAAATTGTGCTGCGTCGCCAAGCTGTTTCAAAGCCTTCTACTAGTTCAGTCCGAACATTAATTAAATCCAATCCCTGGCTTTGTAGTCGTTCTAAGTGCAGCACAAAAAAACGGGGTGACGAAACTTTGCTGATAATCACAAAGCTGACTACCCCCACAATCATCACTACCAAGTGGGAAACAAATAAACGTGATGCCAAAGGCAAGGATTTTGTCCAACGCCAACTCATAATTTCATCACGCTCACATTACAGGAGAGTCTTCAAATTTATAACCTACCCCAACAACAGTTTTAATAAACGAGGGGTTAGCTGGATCAGGTTCAATTTTTTTGCGTAACCGCGCTACATGGGTGTCAACAACTCGCTCGTCACCGAAGAAATCATCGCCCCAAAGTTTATCAATTAGTTGAGTGCGGTTCCAAACTCGTCCAGGGTTACTGACAAAGGTGCTTAATAAATTAAATTCTAGGTTGGTTAAGTCGAGAATTTCTGCTTCTTGGGAATTTAACTGGCGAGAAGCGGTGCGTTGTTCAATATCTACAATAAAGTTTTGCGTCCGTGTAACTTGATGTTGTCCGCCTTGACGCAGACTCCGCCGCAATAACGCCCGGACTCTAGCAACTAATTCTCTGGGGCTGAAGGGTTTAACCATGTAGTCATCCGCACCAGTAGATAATCCAATGACGCGATCAATTTCTTCGCCTTTGGCGGTCAACATCAAAATATAAGGGTCTTTACTTCCTGGTTTTTGCCGAATTCTGGCGCAAACTTCCAAGCCATCCAACCCAGGAATCATTAAGTCGAGAATAATTAAATCCGGTGCTTGCTCTTGAAACATCCGCAAGGCGTTGACACCATCACGGCTAACACGACAAGAAAATCCTTCTTTTTCTAAAGCCAGTTGGATTAACTGAGCAATTTCAGCTTCATCCTCAACAATTAAAATATCCATCGCTATTAAAAATTCAACGGAATACGCAGAGTTATTTCCTGGCTTGCATTGTACTCTAAAAACCTGCGATGGGTGATGAGTAACAGATTTTACAGATGAGAATTAGAAAGCGATCGATAGTTGTAACCTAAATGGGAGTCTTTTTGAATTTCCTGTTTAATGCTATCGAGGTCAAGGAAGTAGTCAGCTACATCAATCAAGCTATCACTAGTCATGGGTCGCAAACTCACAACTTCAACTCGACCACCTTTACTAGTGACAGCTTCCACAGCATAAGCTAAAGCGCCATCGCCACTGACTAAAATGGCTGTATCGTAATAGGGGGCTAAAGTGATCATATCGACAGCAATTTCTACATTCAAATTAGGTTTTTTAGAATTGTCTGTCGGTTGTGCTTCTTTAGTCACTACTCGATAACCATTGCGCCGCATCCAAAACAAAAAGCCTTGTTGTTTGTCATTCGCTCGTGGACGTGTGGGAGCGGGTCTGCCAACATCAACGATTGTGTAAAAGAAAGCCCGCAACAGCCGCGAACCAGAGGTTAAACGACAAAGTAATTTGAGATAGTCGA encodes the following:
- a CDS encoding DUF4327 family protein, encoding MDTAVKYDIELIKEEARQLVKKGLISRQRPIYALCKYIPEREWGVFELELEKNEFLLRDRIIDLLGSENWEEDGS
- a CDS encoding sensor histidine kinase, whose protein sequence is MSWRWTKSLPLASRLFVSHLVVMIVGVVSFVIISKVSSPRFFVLHLERLQSQGLDLINVRTELVEGFETAWRRSTIWSVIVGTTAAGGLSYWVSKRIMQRLTEMEQITQKFAVGELDARLPLSDIPELNRLGTSFNRMAASLEGVEARRRELIGDMTHELRTPLTVVRGYLEELADGVIEPSPEVYRRLVKETRRLERLVNDLQELSKAEAGYLPIKIQPISLRPLLESLVERFSEQLLEDGPVLHLDFPAQLPMVLADVDRTEQVLVNLLGNAIRYTTKGTITLQAWPEASKLWIAVIDTGIGISPEDLPHVFERFWRADQSRDRHSGGTGIGLTISRHLVELQGGKIQVESELGIGSTFRFCLPLA
- a CDS encoding response regulator transcription factor; its protein translation is MDILIVEDEAEIAQLIQLALEKEGFSCRVSRDGVNALRMFQEQAPDLIILDLMIPGLDGLEVCARIRQKPGSKDPYILMLTAKGEEIDRVIGLSTGADDYMVKPFSPRELVARVRALLRRSLRQGGQHQVTRTQNFIVDIEQRTASRQLNSQEAEILDLTNLEFNLLSTFVSNPGRVWNRTQLIDKLWGDDFFGDERVVDTHVARLRKKIEPDPANPSFIKTVVGVGYKFEDSPVM
- a CDS encoding NYN domain-containing protein, with the protein product MTFTNFTKANNVYKHLELESPSSPKMVLKNPAKSEHYQNREPKTNTSIINGLNRGRVAIFIDGVNLFHAALQLGIEIDYLKLLCRLTSGSRLLRAFFYTIVDVGRPAPTRPRANDKQQGFLFWMRRNGYRVVTKEAQPTDNSKKPNLNVEIAVDMITLAPYYDTAILVSGDGALAYAVEAVTSKGGRVEVVSLRPMTSDSLIDVADYFLDLDSIKQEIQKDSHLGYNYRSLSNSHL